tttatgacgtggacacgtgcggcttatacagcggaatttacggtaatacgTACAATTTCATATTTATGTCCCCTCATTATCAAACAGACAAAGATCACACCAGAATCAGCCGGCTTTCTAACGTCATTGCAGGGTGTGAGATGATCTCTTACATGTAATTTCGGACCGAGTCCGGCAGGATGACAACACAGCGCTGGCCCTCTTTCAAGTCTTTGGCAACATTGACAGCGGCGGCCATGGCAGTGCCAGAGCTCCCTCCTGTTTAACACACAAAGACTTTCACTGCCAAGGTAATATATGAACATTTATTGGTACTACTGAAGCACAGGGTATGTTTCCACTTGGCAGGCGTGAGAGCTCACCACAAAGCAGGCCCTCGTCCCTGATCAGCATACGAGACATGTTGAATGACTCCTCGTCGTTGGACTTATACCAGCTATCGACAACCTGACAACACCAAACGAAGACATTAGCTGCCATCACTAAAACGCGAGCACGGTAGAAGCGAAGCTGCAAGCAACTCACTGATCTGTCGAGCACGGTGGGGATGAAGTCGTAGCCAATGCCCTCCACCTCATACTGGGTCTTATCCGTCTTGTTCAGTTCTTCTGGCTCTGCCAGGCAAGAGCCTAATGGGTCGACACACACAATCTACACACCAAATGATGAAGGTTAGCCCCCAGTTGACAGCTGATGCGTCACACTTTCAGTCACCAGTTGAGGGATAAAATTAGCACAGACACATGAATCTCAATTTAGTGGCCAATTTAGCCAAGGGATTTTATTGTTACGTGGAAATCATCAGCTCAAAACATTATTGTCATTACCCGATGCCCACTTTTGTTTAGTCATGCTTACAAGTGTTTGACGGAGAGAAAGGTGCGGCATATATATAcacgtgtgtatatatatatatatacatatatatatatatatatacacatatatatatatatatatacacacacatatatatatatatacacacacacatatatatatatacacacatatatatatatatatatatatatatacatatacatatacatacatacatacatacacatatatatatatatatatatacatacatatatatatatatacacatacatatatatatatatatacacatacatatatatatatatatatatatatatatatatatatatatatatacacacatacatatatatatacacatacatatatatatatatatatatatatatacacacatacacatatatatatacacatatatatatacacatatatatatacacacacatatatatatatatatatatatatatatatatatatatacacacacatatatatatatacacacatatatatacacacatatatatatatatacacatatatatatacatatatatacacacatatatatacatatacacatacatatacatatatatgtgtgtgtgtgtgtgtgtgtgtgtgtgtgtgtgtgtgtgtgtgtgtgtgtgtgtctacatatataagtatataatatatatgattCACAATTCCTGAATTCACAATTCCTGAaactttcatccaaatccattcagaactttaaTATATATGATTCActtggattgggacatcccgaGTCAGCAATAACGTAGACAACTAGGAAAGCACTcaagagagcgcagacctccgctaAGCGCCGCAGTTCCCCCCGTATGGCATGCTAGCAGTGCTAATGTTAACGTGTTAACACCTAGCGTAATAGTGGTAATTGTTTATTTCAGTGTCGTAAAcgttagtatgctaacacctagcgtGATGGCACAATGTACCGGGAAAGCTAATGCCCTGAATGAGTTGAGACTTTTGACTTGAATTGGTCTGAATGGGTCgcgaaatgtggaagtagctcGAACtgtttagatcaaaggcattttgcattccaaaaaatggaaatgtccAGAACAGTGGGAATTcttggtatgtggaaaatgCATGAATGTAATTAGTTGAATGCTCTGATGTTGGAACcgtctgaatcggttgagaaatgtggaagtcgAGAAAACCAAGAATACAATagtagatcaaaggcattttgcattctgcaagaaaaaaagtgggtATTTTTGCGCTGTGGCTAAGGCATGAatttcctgactttgttgaatgagttgatgttggaatgaggtgaatgggtcgagaaatgtggcagtagtagcaggtCATAATATTTAGTTGcagggaaaagggtggatttggggaaaatgtgggattttggatcacccccaaaatgtaatcagcccttccgtatcccatttccgacaattcctgaaactttcatccaaatccattcagaactttaagttattttgaacacaaacagacggATAAACGGGAAAACAACCTCCGctctgcgcttggcggaggtaatgtTGCATTACGTCCAAGACGTtgcttgcacaatatcaccttcaagttGCAGATGGCCAAGTCTGCTTTCATTTATGACCCAAATGAGGCACCGATTTTTCGGTACGCCTCCCGATTATCTGCTTGGCGAGAGAGTACCCTTTGAAGAGATGCCAGCAGTGCAACGGTGTGTTTACACTAACCGTGGGAGATGTCATGTGACCTTCAGTCACCTGAAGACTGCTTACCTTGACGTCGGGGCAACGTTCCTTTAGCTTGCGAGCAACACCTGTGATGGTTCCTCCAGTGCCAGCTCCTGCCACCAGCATGTCCAGTTTGCCTGTCAGAAAGACAAAGAtgaacacaaaagaaaaaatgagaCGTTGGTCGTCGCGGCCGTGTTCTGTTACCATCGCACTGTTCCAGAATCTCTTCCGCTGTGGTGTCGTAGTGAGCCAGAGGGTTGCTCGGGTTGCGGTACTGGTCCAGGATGTGGGAGTTGGGGATCTCGTTCTTCAGGCGCCAGGCAACTCCCACGTGGGATTCCGGGGAATCAAAGCGAGCGCTGGTAGGGGTGCGCACAATCTCGGCTCCGAGTGCCCTCAGGACGTCCACCTGCAGAAAGTACGAGCATcaggtatttgtatttgtatttgtacttgcaGAAGacgtgaccaaaaggacaagaacaACTCACCTTCTCCATGCTCATTTTTTCCGGCATGACGATGATGCAGCGGTAGCCTTTCACCGCTGCAGCCAGAGCCAATCCGATGCCTTAACATGagcaaacagcttttacaagcctgctgctttaaaaaaactGTAGCTTTCGTcataacaaacacaaacaggagcACGTAATTACCGGTGTTGCCTGAGGTGGGCTCAATAATGGTGTCTCCCGGCTTGAGGACCCCTGCTCTCTCGGCATCCTCCACCATGCGCAGACTGATCCGGTCTTTGACACTGCCGCCGGCGTTGAAGAATTCACACTTGGCCACTGCATAATGGCGGAAACCAAGACATcttcacatacagtggtgtgaaaaagtcttagCCCTCttgctgatttattttttttttgcatgtttgtcacacgtaaatgtttcagatcatttaagtgtgacaaacatgcaaataaataagaaatcagcaagGGGGCCCCACTGTACGTGTGGTAGATATTGCACTTCAGGGGAATGCGTGGCAACGTACATATTTCACATTTGAGTCCAAATGTTTTGGTGATCTTGTTGATCCGCACCATGGGCGTGTCACCAATCCTGTGCAGGATGTTTGGAAGAATGGTCGGTGACGCCGTCCTACCAGGGGAAGGGTGACAAACAAGGTGCGTCCAGCAGAAACAAATCCATCACGTCAACCATACTCAAACACAACGTGCCACAGCTTTATTTTCAGTCTGAAAACAACCACCAGGGCCTCCTGGTCACCCACCTGGGGACATGAGCATGAGGGGATTCTGCCTGTGAGGCCTCAAGGCTCCACTTGCAGCGGCTGGGGAGGTCGGGTCGGATCCACTTCCTCTGAATGCCGCTGTTCGGCTCTGCGGTGTCCTCCCCCGCAGCTGCCGTGTCAGCCTTCAGCGGGAGCCAGCCCTCCCGCAGCTTGGCGTCACCGTTGGTGTGGTGGTGCAGCTTGGTGGCATGGGGGCAGATGGAGCTCTTGACAGGGCTATCTTTAGACAAGGGAACTGATGGCATGGCTTGTTTTGGAAGAACCAGAAAGAATGGATTAAGAGGCATATTGTGTTCTACCGGTTGGAACTGGAAcccattcatcatttttattgcaaatgttgctctgaaatcagaggagaaggcAAGAAGGCCTTCTGAATGAgtctaaataacccgccatggagcCAAGGAAGGTTGCGTGTGCCAGCAAGTTCATAAAGCAGGCAAGAAACCCTTTTGaatcatgtaaaactagaattatccTCCATAAAACAtgtgttttgttcatatttacGGGTGTCTGGGACAGATCTTTTACAATATTTCCATGGAAAAGAAACTGCCTCGGTTTCAATTTTTACCGAACCTTTTAGAACAAATTAccaaaaacagaggttccatGCTACTCGATACTGATAGCAGTCGCGTCGCCGCAATGCaagatttattttacagttattattagtattattattattattagtagtagtagtagtattagtattagtattagtagtagtattagtagtagtagtagtagtagtagtattacttATTTTAGTAGGCGAAGTAATGCGACCCAAaatctgacaccggtcatacgcagaacgaacagcctgaattcgctggtccgataccccatactcccggagtactcacagtacccacagaattcctcgaggaacccggttgaatgccttctccaagtccacaaaacacacgcAGACTGATTGgccaaactcccatgcacctcAAGGACCCAGCCCAGAgagtagagctggtccacagttccacgaccaggaccaaaaccacagtgctcctcctgaatccgacaTTCAAccatgagaatcagcacctccaagtctatggttctcgctcggaaaagggtggagtgccgtctccaggtcggggatgagatcccgccccaagtggaggagtttaagtacctcggggtcttgttcacgagtaagGGAaagatggaacgcgagatggaCAGCCAGATTggtgcagactctgcatcggtctgttgtggtgaagaaaagttctcaatttactgatccatctacgttcctaccctcacctacggtcatgagctttgggtagtgaccgaaaggacaagatggcgggtacaagcagccgaaatgagttttctccttagggtggctgggctctcccttagaaataagatgagaagcactgtcatccgggagaaactcgagAAATGAAGAAGAACTGAAGTAGACATGAATCCAGACAAACTGGCATTTCTTCTTTGCCCGTTTTAATGAAAGAATGGAAATAAGGCTGGTAGTTTATCGTTTTCATGAATGGACACACAATAGTTCCCATACATCAAAACtttaaggccagttgaaaaatggcaagaatgtacattctGAACTATTAgatctaagtagagcttcaaaatgcaaagaaagAAGAAACTGGAGAgagtcaaaaaatgttttaacaagcattaaagtgaaataggctgttcatcgtaaattcttgcaattttttcaactggtcttaacatcaTGATCAGGACAGTATGGCGCGTACGTTTAAGAAAACTATACGTTACATCCAATCACTACGTGtgcatgcagtcaatattcgggttaaggtcaatattccggtttctgaaacattcgaaATAACCAGTTTACATGcgtaacatgaaaaaaaaatgcacggacaacaTTGCAACGCATGGAaaacgtcatgacgcaatgcACGCTTGAATAATGAACGTCTTCGTTTGcgctttggtgctggtactgccccaccaccagtacttgacactgtTCTGTCTCACTTCATGAATGGAAGGCGAGAATGTGAAGAAATAGCAAATGGAggcggagctgtgccatccatacCCATGCTACCCGTTGCCACCAGAGACCCCAGGACGCTTTGGATGAAAGTGCGTTGGTCCAAACCCTGCTTGGCGTAGCTTCTAGCTCACCGTCTGATAGATTTTACTATGGCGGTACTTTCTACCATCTATAAAAGACACCCAGGGgtaaaattctgtttttttaaaaagcggaATACTGTATGAGCACATTCCTGTTTTTCCAGAAGCATTATTGGTGTTTACACTGGCTTGcacaaccgggttattgctaatactCTGGTTATTTtggggttatttgactgcatgggggggggtaagtcaccattgatgcaactacactgctgatggggatgtcatacaccatgtcaaaaaatcccaactatccctttaacccgAATATCAACTGCATGTAAACACCGTCACTTTCACATTGGACACATCCTCAAGTGTCAAGCATATTGTTCTTTATAGATATTCAATTTAAACAGTCAAAATAGGCTCGTAAGCCCCTCGTCCATCTGGAACACCTGGTTCTCATTTGAGAGCCTTGTGAAACAGAGCACAAAAACAAGCAGCAGAGAACAAACAAGCACGTTGAGGTTATTCTGAAAGAATTCAGGCCGTGTTGTGCAAACAATAATTAAACCCAGGCACATTCTGCTTTTGCTTCATTTGCCTGTATATCTTTGCTTTGTGACTTATAAACGTCATTAAGAGTCAGCAACTCACATCGCCACCGGTGACTTGGGCCCAAAAGTAAACCGGTTCAATGATTTTACGATTATATTGCATCATTCACTCTGCCACTTGGCGTCAGATGTTTCAGTATCAGAAAACCCCAAGGGCATTCAGATAGATTAGTTTTGCTAATTCACTCTTTGCCCTAACAGCAGTCATTATTCATTTATAATCCTCATTTTTTTTAGGATCAGATGTCAGGCCAGGATGCTAATTTGGATCTACTGGTGATTGATGTGTGCCAAGAGGCTCTGGCAACCTGATCTGCTGTGGGAACCGCAAGGTCTGGTGTCTGAACCCGGTGTGGTTACCTTTAGGAGACAAAGCAGCCAGCCGGGTGACCATATTTAACGTACTAGTCCTATGTTCAATAATTCGGCAGTGATATTATTTGGGCTTTTAAAACCCCTGTCTGCACAGTCAGCAGAAACAACAGAGCGGCACCCAGACACCCACCGGGCCATAACAAATGGGGTAATTGTGACTTGCAGGAATGCAGACCAAAGGAACAcaatgtaaacatggaaccggTTAAAGGAATCGGACGTTGCGCAGCTGTTGCAAGCTTGCACCACTTTAAAGCCGCTATGATCAAACAATCACATCCTAGATCTTGTCAAATGGTAATCATTTGTACTGATCATCGgatatttataacgtggcaagTCAAATTGTCCACTCCGACGCTAAATTGCGGGAacgttaaaataaacatgagcGGTACTGATTATTAATATTTCCTTATTACCAATATGGATAGCAATGTGGAATTTATGCGTGAGCAGAGTTTGGTTAAGTTGACTTGTGGCCAGCTAATTAGCTTAAAGGTGACAATAACACTCAGGTGGTGTTGCATCAGCCTCGGAGTAGATACCAAATAAGGCAAAGCGCCTTCTTTTAGTGTTCCGTTTCTAACTACATAACAGCAATTGGTAGATTTTCACTCACCTGTGAAGTCCAAGTGGCCAACGACGAGTAGAAAAGGTCAACTATCAACAACCGTAGCACACAGAATGATGCTGCAGCACGTTGACTACTAAACATGCGGACTTGCCACGCCGACTTGGGCCAGGCACCAGGACCCTCGCTGATTGGCTGCAACGTGGGCGTCCGCTTGATCTTCTGCACCAATCAGAGCAGAGATTTCTCAATACGGGTTTGGTTGACTCTGTGCTCAATCGTCTCTGATTACATTTTATTGCCAGGACAAGCAGGAACACACGTTTGGCATTTTGACAATTCTCATGACTTGTGTTACCACTTTTATCttcgaaaacacacacacgacaggacTAACTGGTGAAAAAGGTTTCAAGAGGATTACATGCTCtgtaatacacatttttaaaggCGCAATCGAAAATGCTAAAAACAGTCCCTCCCCTCTTCAAACACGACCCACGTTTGTTTCTACTTGTTTTCCAGATGTGGCGATGCTGCACATCTCTGTAGTGTTGTGGATTTTCAAAGAGATAAAAGTGACGTTTACTGAAGCAATGCAGAGtaacaaatctgttttattgAGAAAGCGACATAAGCGTTCCATAAAAAAgggaataaaagaaaaagagtTCTCATAATTCACcaaaagacaaaataacattttccactgtcagggttttccagagagatgggCCTGGTGCAACGTGTTGGACTTCTTCTAGAACCTTCCCGAGCGTTCTCGGTCTCGCGACCGTCGTCTATCTCGGTCCCGCCGTCGGTCCTTGGAGCGGGAGCGTCTTTCCCGGGAACGTGATCGAGAACGTTGCCTGTTAGAAGAGTAAAGGCCAATCACTCAATGACATTGAATTGATGCAGTGAATTCAACCGACCGAACTGTGTAGTTTGCATTGGGTGTCCACACCTTTTTCTGCGGCGTCCATATAACTCTCGTCGAAGTTCCCTCGATATCGGTTTCAGGTGCATGAAGTTGCAGAAACCACCTCGGGTGCACTCTCTGGAAGACAGTTGTCATGGCTGTAAACGTAAGTACACTGGTCCATTTCATTTACCAAAGAAGCCATCAAAcagtgcagacctccaccaaggctaaaGTCATGGAACTTGACTATGATCGTCTAAGGTTTGATCTTTATAATTAAAATTGATCCACAATCTCAGAGCTCGGTGTGGTTTAATAtgcaaacatggcaaaaaaatatcaacaaatgtACAGGTAACTAGAAAAATATTAGCAAACTTGGCTGTCTCAACACATGCACCAccgacacacgcacgcacgctgaGCCTGACGCATTCATGTCTTCACAGACAGTTGGACAACACAGAACTCTTAACATCTCTATAGGCAACAGCCATGGGCCGGCTACTGGTTTCAgggtatgaaaaagtcagtttcatccatccatttacttCTGCtaatccgggtccgggtcgcgggggcagcagtctcagtaggaaagtccagacttcctggtcccaggcaacctcttccagttccatctGGAGGACacaaaggcgttcccaggccagctgtaagacgtaatccctccagtgtgtcataggtctgccctgggaccttctcccagctgggcatgcccggaacacctcaccaggtaagcgtccgggaggcatccggactagatgcccgagccacctcaactggctcctctccatgtgaaggagcagcagctctactctgagctcctccccctatctcttagggggagtccagccatcctacggaggaaactaatttcagccgctcgTATCTgccatctcgttctttcagctcagctctctcttcaccatgatgGTCCAGTACAGTATTAGTCCggtattactgcagacgctgtgccgtGCATCGCCACCTTAtgatggtggaggagtttgagtGCCCGGGTGATCGTATGAGCTATGTTATCTGGAGCTATATGCCCCTGGCAGgatctcccaaggcaaacaggtcctaggtgacagGCCAAATCAAgggtgattcagaagaccctatgaacaaacacaagaggagggaccgcacctcgcACAGACGTGGGGCACCCTGGAGCTAGGCCCTGTCTATATATCAAAAACTACAGACAGAAAGTTGCATCCAAACAAATGAAGAAACCCAGCTTCTTGTCTTACATTATGGCATCAGCGGTTACTCACCCCATTTCATACTGGCGGCAGCAAGCTTCCCTGAAGTCTGTGACGGGGGACAGCTCGGCGTGGACGGGCTGGGCGTTGAACCAGCGGTTGTTCAAGTCCATGACTGCtttttctgcatcctcttcGCGGCGGAACTGCACACAAAAGTGTCAGAGACGGCGGTTGGTACCTTGACTTCCCGTAGAAGGCTAAGGCGCTTTGCTGCATACCTTGACATAGACGTTGCCAACAAGATGGTCGCCCAGGTTGTCACACACATTCATCTCCTCCACCTCCCCGTACTTCTCTTCCATCTCTGTGAAGACCTCCTGGACAAACACAAGTTCAGTTTTATTCAGGATGCAAGACCTATacattaggttttcctcagcagTTTTGCGCTATGATAAATGACATTCATACACGCACATTCTACTTCTCAAAATGAGGCCTTTGTGTGTCATGTATGTGTCATCTGACAAGCAGATCATTCAGTAAAGAAAGTATAGAAATTCACTGTTCAGATGATTAATGGATTATCCAATGAATgggcaactattttggtatttgattcatCTCTTTTTAttgaaaagtgtaaatatcCTCCAATTCCAGCCTCTCAAACATGAATATTGTTTAATTTCCTGAGTCATCCAATGAAAACAGAcccattatctttgtgttttacgCAAAaccagatattcacacacatcagctttgactttggaaaacagcaatCGAcaattttgcctcttttctgatatgttgtggatCAAACCGGTAACTGTAAACTCataatataaggaaaaataacatcattttaggagcagaaaatatataatatgaaaatattatacTGAGGCATTTGGTCTCACAGACAGTgacgctggctacattgcaaaaacatacatagaggcaacttctgtgtcaagctaatgtctcacacaggtacaccataCACTAGAGTCCCTTGATAGAGTTACTACATGACGAGTCGAAAAAATACGGTCACCTGACTcgtggagccatcttggggccaaattcgCGTTTGCCTTTATACAACAGTATTCTTGGCTGTATTGTTGTTTATTCATCAAAAATGCCGTGTTGCTGCgcatttggatgcacaaatagacacgacaagggtttcaagctgtacagattcccttcagatATCAACAGACGGACAATTTGGGAGAATGAAATTAACCGTTTGGGCTGGAAGCCGAACGTCTTCAAAGCTGTGCGAGGTAGGTCAATTGAGAGTGTTCGGTCCCATGTGTTGTATTTGgtgttgtgaatttctgtttaaTGTGAATGATCCTTGTGTAAATCACCTCTG
Above is a genomic segment from Dunckerocampus dactyliophorus isolate RoL2022-P2 chromosome 1, RoL_Ddac_1.1, whole genome shotgun sequence containing:
- the cbsa gene encoding cystathionine beta-synthase a isoform X1 — encoded protein: MPSVPLSKDSPVKSSICPHATKLHHHTNGDAKLREGWLPLKADTAAAGEDTAEPNSGIQRKWIRPDLPSRCKWSLEASQAESPHAHVPRTASPTILPNILHRIGDTPMVRINKITKTFGLKCEILAKCEFFNAGGSVKDRISLRMVEDAERAGVLKPGDTIIEPTSGNTGIGLALAAAVKGYRCIIVMPEKMSMEKVDVLRALGAEIVRTPTSARFDSPESHVGVAWRLKNEIPNSHILDQYRNPSNPLAHYDTTAEEILEQCDGKLDMLVAGAGTGGTITGVARKLKERCPDVKIVCVDPLGSCLAEPEELNKTDKTQYEVEGIGYDFIPTVLDRSVVDSWYKSNDEESFNMSRMLIRDEGLLCGGSSGTAMAAAVNVAKDLKEGQRCVVILPDSVRNYMSKFLSDKWMVQKGFLSEEDLMVKKPWWWNLNVQSLNLSAPLTVLPTVSCQRTIKILKEKGFDQAPVVDESGLILGMVTLGNMLASILAGKIKLSDPVNKVLYKQFKQIRLLDNLGKLSRILETDHFALVVHEQIQYLTDGSPSLKQMVFGVVTAVDLLNFVTGRERRERSLSESTDEL
- the cbsa gene encoding cystathionine beta-synthase a isoform X2, with translation MPSVPLSKDSPVKSSICPHATKLHHHTNGDAKLREGWLPLKADTAAAGEDTAEPNSGIQRKWIRPDLPSRCKWSLEASQAESPHAHVPRTASPTILPNILHRIGDTPMVRINKITKTFGLKCEILAKCEFFNAGGSVKDRISLRMVEDAERAGVLKPGDTIIEPTSGNTGIGLALAAAVKGYRCIIVMPEKMSMEKVDVLRALGAEIVRTPTSARFDSPESHVGVAWRLKNEIPNSHILDQYRNPSNPLAHYDTTAEEILEQCDGKLDMLVAGAGTGGTITGVARKLKERCPDVKIVCVDPLGSCLAEPEELNKTDKTQYEVEGIGYDFIPTVLDRSVVDSWYKSNDEESFNMSRMLIRDEGLLCGGSSGTAMAAAVNVAKDLKEGQRCVVILPDSVRNYMSKFLSDKWMVQKGFLSEEDLMVKKPWWWNLNVQSLNLSAPLTVLPTVSCQRTIKILKEKGFDQAPVVDESGLILGMVTLGNMLASILAGKIKLSDPVNKVLYKQFKQT
- the LOC129181475 gene encoding splicing factor U2AF 35 kDa subunit isoform X1, which encodes MAEYLASIFGTEKDKVNCSFYFKIGACRHGDRCSRLHNKPTFSQTILIQNIYRNPQNSAQTADASRCAVSDVEMQEHYDEFFEEVFTEMEEKYGEVEEMNVCDNLGDHLVGNVYVKFRREEDAEKAVMDLNNRWFNAQPVHAELSPVTDFREACCRQYEMGECTRGGFCNFMHLKPISRELRRELYGRRRKRQRSRSRSRERRSRSKDRRRDRDRRRSRDRERSGRF
- the LOC129181475 gene encoding splicing factor U2AF 35 kDa subunit isoform X2, coding for MQEHYDEFFEEVFTEMEEKYGEVEEMNVCDNLGDHLVGNVYVKFRREEDAEKAVMDLNNRWFNAQPVHAELSPVTDFREACCRQYEMGECTRGGFCNFMHLKPISRELRRELYGRRRKRQRSRSRSRERRSRSKDRRRDRDRRRSRDRERSGRF